The Falco biarmicus isolate bFalBia1 chromosome 7, bFalBia1.pri, whole genome shotgun sequence genome contains the following window.
TCTTtcttgaaatacttttattattttcaacaattttcactttattttgccttacttttcagcaaaatgtcTGGAACTGATGAATTTTCGGTAAGtcacagtttttctttcctgaaggtCAGCCAGTTCTGGTACTTCATTCTAAAAGTTGACAACCTTTTTCAAGATGAAGGGGAGCTTACAGTGTGAGAGGCTAATTCTCCACTACTGCAGTtgtggtgttttccttttgggcAGATATAGCAGTCTGGGTTAAACATACAAAGCTGCTAGGTGCCTTGTGGTCTCTCCTGCTGTGCTATTAGCAAAGGAGTTGTGCTTTAATAGGGTCAGAATAGCTGTAATGGAAATCTATGAAAATCTTTTCAGATTTGCACTGAACTTGCTTATTGCTTTGTGTGGTCGCTTGCCTTTTATCTTTGGTTTTCTAACTGCAGCATGTCAGAATGCCTCTTCTACCTTAATGATAGAAGCTGCacaaaaattaatgtaatcGTGTCTGTGCAGCAACAAAGAGCTCTTCTCCTCCCGTTTTGGCAACTGAAACATATACTCGTAGTGGGTGGATGTCTGCAACTAGTAAGTCCAGTAAACATTTTACATTCTCACTGATGCTTTATCTTTTAGTTGGCAGATGCTTTACCAGATCAGTCACCTGCTAAAACCTCCAAAGTGAGCAGTACAAAACCTGGCCAACAGCCTGGTCAGCCACCGCAGGGCTGGCCAGCTTCGAATCCTTGGAACAACCCAAGCGCTCCCCCTATGGCGCCAACCGGACTGCCACCAAATACGTCTGCTTCCAGTGTGCCATTTGGACCTCCACCAACAGGAATGTATCCTTCAATGCCCCCTGGACCGCCTGCtccatttcctcctcctcctacTGGACCCTCTTGCCCTCCTCCTGGTGGTCCATATCCACCCCCAACTGTGCCAGGTCCTGTCCCACCAGGGCAGTATCCTCCACCAAATATGCCCTTTCCAGAGCTTCCAAGACCTTATGGTGGTCCAACAGAGCCAGCTGCACCTCCTGCTCCGGTTGGGCCATGGGGATCCATGCCCTCTGGAGCATGGGGACCAACAATGGGAGGGCAGTATCCTGCACCTAGCATGCCATATCCACCCCCAGGGCCATATTCCGCTCCTACCCAGACTCCAGGGGCTGCACCGACAGTACCATGGGGTACGGTCCCACCTGGAACATGGGGACCTTCACCGCCGGGTCCATTCCCTCCACCCACAGGATCATATCCAGCTCCAGGACTCTATCCTACGCCCCCTAATCCTTTTCAAGTGCCATCTGGTCCTGCTGGTGCTCCATCAATGCCTGGTGGTCCCCATGTGAGTATTAATTTTGGTCTCAAATTACTCTAAAATGTAATACTTTTAAGTGTGGAAATTGAGTAGCATAAGACCTATTAGTGCAGGTAAGGGATTTCAGCACATCTGGTTTATTCCTGTAGTGAGTGGAATAATAGCCAACTTCTTAAATGCTTAACTAAACATACTAGAATGTTAGACACACTCCAACTTGATATAATTTAAGCATCACATTACAGTGGTCTTCCACTCTGTAGAAAGCCTTCTCTAAAAGGccaaaaagaaaggggggggcggggcaggaggggaagccTTGTAGtaatttctgaaagagaaaatactctgtTCTCTGTAATCTAGTGAGATTGCTTCTAAGGCACATAGGGAAggaataataaattataaagatgaatttggttttaattaagaACTTCTGTAATTGTGAATTAACTGCTTTGTGAAAAGCCTGTATTGACCATGAATTATTGTCTCTTGCAGCCTTACCGTTGAATACATTCTGGGCAACAAAATACTGTAGTTTTCCACCTTCATCCACTACTTACAGagatttttacagtttttgtttcagtaatgtTTGGGGCTATGAAGAATACTTGCCTTCTGTATGTGCATTTGAGGTATGAAGGAGCAGTTTGCGTAAATTTACCTTGCTCATATGCTGGCATAATCATTTGGTTTCAAAGTGAATTACGAAGAACATACATAAAACTAACATCTGTAGTTCTTATGTTGGCAAGTATTCCTTGAAAAGACGGGAGTTGCCAAGTAAGGATTATAAAGAATCTGGCccaaggacttaaaaaaaaaagttaattcttaAGTTTCCATGGATGCTTTAAGTCTTGTTGCCAGACTTGTACTGGTCACTGAATGGATGGATAGTcatattttgtctgttttcaggTTATTCTAAAATGTCAATAAAAAGTGTTTCAAGGTTTTATtcaagaaatgtaatttttgaaCATGCTACAGTAATTCAAACTAAAGAGACAGAGCATGAGAACTTGAAGGTTTTCTCAGcattttgtatatatttaaaacaattgcTCAGTCTGGGACTACGGAAGAGAAGATGCGCATTTGAAATACTTGGTCTGACTTGTCAGCACACTGTTCGTGTTCACAAACAGGCATTTATGTGCAAATTTAATAACCTGAATGTGCAGTTAACTTTGAATCGACAAATGTGAGTTTTATGCATGCAAATGAGGACATCATTTTGCCAGTTCTCATTCTGTGGTGGTTGGAAGTTTGGCTTGGTCTATGTAAAGAGAAACTGATTCCCACTTAGGTAAGGTACTTCCCTATTTCTAACCTGGGTTCTAGTCATTTAATATTTGACTTTGCTGCTGAGTTGCGTGAACTCAGCAGACTTTTTCAGAGTCCCTGGAAACTGAACTTGAGCTTAAAAgatcaaaaaacccaacctcaTAATTCCCTTCCCGGCAGTTTCTGGCATGGTGTTTAGTTCCATCGGCTACAAAGATCCTTATTGCCACAGTTGAGAACGAGGAGGTCTCATTGGGGCTCTGTTGAGTATCGTAATGGGGAAGAGTCCTCTGTTCTCAGCTGTGTGTCTGCATACCTCACTGAGTAAGTGTAATTTGGGAGTAATTGAATGTTTAAAAGCCTGTGCACTGCTGTGTAGCtgtcccccctcctcccccctctgAAGGGACGCTACAGTAAGTTTTCATATTCTTGCCATATCTGTGCAAAGAGCATGCAAGGGATTTGCTGCAATGCTAGTTTAGTGTTATTGAGACACACAGCCATGTGTCTGTGAGAAGTTCTGGCACTCTTTGTGGTACTTCATAGCCTAGGCTTTGACCATGGACAGTTTGTTTCATCCCCAGCTGGGGATATCCTAACTTAGCCGCTGTAAGTAGAATTAAGAACAAATTTTGCTTAACATGGTAGTTTGTTAACTACCATGGGAGTCTTTGTATCATGGAACTGTGAAAGCGAGTTAATTCTCTTCCAGTACCTTATCGTGGCTTCCTGCATGCATGTGATGGACtatcttaaaaacaaatgggGTGACCTGGTGGTGATGCGTGTTAGTAGTCCTAGCCTTTACGGCAAAGTCCTGCAATATTTTTGCAGAAGGCGGCAGTCATCTTAGCTGTGCCTGTTTTACTCTAATGTCACGAAAGCTAATAGCAGaagtatgtgtatttttttgttttagggAGACAGTACTgaagctgaacaaaaatacttaaCGTTTCAGCTTAAAACCTGGCATCTGTAACCCTAGAAATAGGAACAAAAAGTGAGTCTTTACTAACCTTAAATAAGCCCCAGTTGCCCCCCAAACAGACTTGGCTTAGATCTTGGCAAGactaattaaaaattaacataagAGAACATTGACTACATTTGCTCAAGTGCTTTTTTTGATACCTGCAGCCTTAGATGATAAATCAATgtaatgaaaaaacatttattccaAATGAACGGATCGTGCAGTAGCAGCACTCCAGTTTGAAATTGCACTGGCCGTATGTCTTTGCAGGGAATGGGAAGAGGTAGGAAAGGATAAAGCAAGTGTAGCAAGTAATGATTTTTGGCAAGGGGATTTGTAAAAGTAACTAGACTTCTAGGTTCTTCCTGAAATAGGCAGGATTTATTACTGGAACATTTAGGCTAAAATTCAGTATATATGGGATGTTTTTCAATGTATATTCGTATTTCTTGAGATCATAAAACCTGTTTCATAACCCCTTTGTTTTTGTGAGCAAAGTTCTTTGCATAGCAGTGAAAAGGGTATACCTGTTAATCTATCGTGTAAAAACTCAAGTTGTCACTATATACCGTGTAGTAACTTTATCACATGTTATGTCAAGTGTGAGCAACTTCTGGCCTGAAGCTTTTGCAATGGAATTTGTACATTTCTATGCATCGTTTGAGTTAAATTGCTGAGAAGTTCGTTTTGACTTGTGCTTTGAGATTGACATACTGCATTTGTTTACAATATGAAATATAAGCAATCACATCTTTAAAGTATAGATTATCAcctgctgctgtattttctttagatGAAACAAATATTGCTGTATGATAGTGAGAAGCTATAAATACAggatttgatatttttttgaaaatgctgtcaCTTTTGTATAAGATTAGACATTAAACGTATTTTCAAGACTGTGGTGTTCACTGTTTTTCAATTACTGCTTTTGGCATGCTTGTGTAGACTTTTGCCTTGAATGAATAGTAAAAATAGGACATCCTTGATTTGCAAAGACTGAATATAAAATCAGAATTACTTGACTTCTGTGagtgtttttcctcttccttttgtGAATTTTTGCAGCTTGTGCATAAGGCATATTAAATGTGGATGCGACCATTGCGATATTGTAGCATATCAGCCTCGGGTATTGCCTGTTCACATAAATGCCctgttaagaggaaaaaaagtaatgtgaTCTTGCTTGTTCTAGAGGAGGAATGgggcttaattttttttttacctgtgaagAGTGTGGTGTCCGTTTTTCCTGGCTCTGGACAATTCCTGTGCTGTGTTGACTCGTGGATGTGGTAAGTGACCCACAAACCAATGTTTTCATACGCTTGTCAGGAGTTTGATGGGGCAGGGTGGATAACTGAGAAACTCCAGGGCTTGGCAGCTGCGTGAACTACAAAGTTTGGGCATCGCTCATCACGATGTTTACATTCTTTGTATATAGTGGCCTGCAGAATGGTTCACACTGAGctggccagtgctgctgcctttgctcacACCTTCAGCCTTCCAGGAAGGTAAAAATGGCAGCAGTGAGCAGTAACaagtggaaacaaaaatatttatccaCTTCAAGGCTTAGAAAGCAAGCTCCTCTTAGACTGCACACCAAATGGAATCCTTACATCTGTTAATAGAAGAAACGATACAATGTCTGGCCAGTGCTTTATCTTACGTGTTTGGCTAGGGGGTTGTCTTCTCCTCTGGATTTCTCGAATGAATTGTCTCTTGCAACTGTTTTGCATTGGTAGAGATGAAGACATGGGTGTGCTGATCCTATTATGTTAGTTGTGGACTGCCCTGCAGAcccaaaaaatgtatttgaattttttatttttttttttttgggggggggggggggggggggcagaatCCAACAAGTGATACTTACCTACATAATTCTATAATTCTTATGGGAGTAGTTGTGAAAAACTGTTCCAGGGATCTTGCAGAGCGGGGAGGATGTGCAGAGGTAGATCGACAATGTAGGATATGTTAGTTCTGGACTGCTGTTTTGAAGGCAGACGGCTCAATTCTCCAAGCAAGGTCAGGCCCCCTTGTGTGTGGAGGCATGGATTCACTGGCCAGCCTGTTTCCAGCCTCTCTGCGCTGTCCAGAGGGTGAGATGTTGATAGTCCTGAGCCTGTGTGTAGTAAGAGCCCTTAGGCATCTAAGTAAGGACAAAACTtaccataaatatttttccttatcaTATCAAGATATCCTTTCCATATCAAGAAATGCAAGTTGCAACTTTAACAGAAGCTTCTAATCAGCTAGAGCATGGTGCCAGGTTAACTGTCACTGCATGACACGAGGTGGGGTGCTTACCCCAAGACATCTGGAGAAAGATCTGGAGCGGCCTTGTGTCGGGACGCGCTCTGTGGGCGGGGGCAGGTATCTGTGAGGCTGAGAGCGGGGAACTCTGTGCTCGCTGGCCGGCTGCTCCCCAGGCGTCACCCACCCCCGGGTCCATGCACGCTCGTGCACAGGCAGAGGCTGTGGTTCTAAAGGTCACGCTGGGAAGAGGGCCGATGGCTATATAGACACGGCGCTTGCACTTCGCTTTGTATCAGCCCGGGTTTCCCAAATCCATTTCCAAGGTAGCTGCAGTGGGAGGATCAGCCATaacttttccctctgctctcacAATTCGGGAGGATTTGAGTTAACTGATCTAGAAATGCACGTGCATACACACGCTCGTTAAGCTGCTA
Protein-coding sequences here:
- the MAPK1IP1L gene encoding MAPK-interacting and spindle-stabilizing protein-like isoform X1, with product MTKNECGSHINDCLTQRFFVKEGLSKMSGTDEFSLADALPDQSPAKTSKVSSTKPGQQPGQPPQGWPASNPWNNPSAPPMAPTGLPPNTSASSVPFGPPPTGMYPSMPPGPPAPFPPPPTGPSCPPPGGPYPPPTVPGPVPPGQYPPPNMPFPELPRPYGGPTEPAAPPAPVGPWGSMPSGAWGPTMGGQYPAPSMPYPPPGPYSAPTQTPGAAPTVPWGTVPPGTWGPSPPGPFPPPTGSYPAPGLYPTPPNPFQVPSGPAGAPSMPGGPHPYR
- the MAPK1IP1L gene encoding MAPK-interacting and spindle-stabilizing protein-like isoform X2 codes for the protein MSGTDEFSLADALPDQSPAKTSKVSSTKPGQQPGQPPQGWPASNPWNNPSAPPMAPTGLPPNTSASSVPFGPPPTGMYPSMPPGPPAPFPPPPTGPSCPPPGGPYPPPTVPGPVPPGQYPPPNMPFPELPRPYGGPTEPAAPPAPVGPWGSMPSGAWGPTMGGQYPAPSMPYPPPGPYSAPTQTPGAAPTVPWGTVPPGTWGPSPPGPFPPPTGSYPAPGLYPTPPNPFQVPSGPAGAPSMPGGPHPYR